The Vigna unguiculata cultivar IT97K-499-35 chromosome 6, ASM411807v1, whole genome shotgun sequence genome contains a region encoding:
- the LOC114188907 gene encoding coatomer subunit epsilon-1-like, which produces MATPDHLFNLRNNFYLGAYQAAINSSDVSNLSEEDALERDTLVHRCYIALGQLQFVISEIHDDAPTPLQAVKLLALYFSSPDTKDSAISSLKEWLADPAIGNNPTLRLVAGLVFLHENDFNEALKHTNAGGTMELHALNVQIFIKMHRSDYAERQLRLMQQIDEDHTLTQLANAWLDLAVGGSKIQEAYLIFQDMSERYQSTSLLLNGKAVCCMHMGNFDEAETLLVEALNKDARDPETLANLVVCCLHLGKPSNKSFSQLKLSHADHVLVKRVTSAEESFDRALQTFSS; this is translated from the exons ATGGCGACACCGGACCACCTGTTCAACCTCCGCAACAATTTCTACCTCGGCGCCTACCAAGCCGCCATTAACAGCAGCGACGTCTCCAACCTCTCCGAAGAAGACGCCCTGGAGCGCGACACCCTCGTCCACCGCTGCTACATCGCCCTCGGCCAATTGCAGTTCGTCATTTCCGAGATCCACGACGATGCTCCCACTCCTCTTCAAGCCGTCAAACTCCTCGCCCTCTATTTCTCCTCTCCCGACACCAAG GACTCCGCCATCTCCAGCCTCAAGGAATGGCTCGCGGATCCCGCCATCGGAAACAACCCCACGCTCAGGCTCGTTGCCGGTCTCGTCTTCCTCCACGAGAACGATTTCAACGAAGCACTTAAACACACCAATGCCGGAGGGACCATGGAACT GCACGCGTTGAATGTTCAGATCTTCATTAAGATGCATAGGTCGGATTATGCGGAGAGGCAGCTGCGGCTCATGCAGCAGATTGACGAGGATCACACTCTCACTCAACTCGCCAATGCGTGGCTCGATTTGGCTGTg GGAGGGTCGAAGATTCAGGAGGCGTATCTGATATTCCAAGATATGTCGGAGAGGTATCAGTCCACCAGTTTGCTTTTGAATGGCAAGGCGGTTTGCTGCATGCACATGGGCAATTTTGACGAAGCAGAGACCCTTTTGGTTGAAGCGTTGAACAAG GATGCCAGGGATCCTGAAACGCTAGCCAATCTAGTTGTATGCTGTCTTCACCTTGGCAAGCCATCTAACAAATCATTCAG CCAGCTGAAACTTTCTCACGCAGATCATGTTCTCGTCAAGCGGGTAACATCAGCAGAAGAAAGTTTTGATAGAGCGCTACAAACATTTTCTTCATGA
- the LOC114188561 gene encoding uncharacterized protein LOC114188561: MALDTRKGKQNFENSKIRSGATIHNPHPGSVPSIGGTAYSFIHEGDGDQSFAGADIQSGVQEVKNEKEEDGTKDLWAQLQKIGVEDDSLGVVYWYLFNNPTALKGFNGVPIHQRKNMLPIIVPNYQPKGSDRNVKIT, translated from the exons atggctcttgatacca GGAAAGGGAAACAAAATTTCGAAAATTCTAAGATTAGAAGTGGGGCAACAATCCATAACCCACATCCTGGCTCTGTTCCCTCCATAGGAGGAACTGCATACTCCTTCATCCATGAAGGTGATGGTGATCAGAGCTTTGCTGGTGCTGACATTCAGAGTGGAG TCCAAG AGGTGAAGAATGAAAAGGAGGAAGATGGTACTAAGGATTTATGGGCACAGTTGCAGAAAATAGGTGTTGAAGATGATTCCTTGGGCGTTGTATACTGGTACCTTTTTAACAATCCTACTGCTTTGAAAGGTTTTAATGGTGTTCCAATTCATCAGCGCAAGAACATGTTACCTATCATTGTGCCAAACTATCAACCCAAGGGATCGGATCGGAATGTTAAG ATAACATAG
- the LOC114188559 gene encoding uncharacterized protein LOC114188559: MEGNMSHVAIPLFDGESYDLWAVRMQTYLEGLDLWEVVEEDDVPLSENPTMAQMKAHKEKKTRKAKAKSCLFAGVSQMIMTRIMTLKSPKEIWEYLKAEYEGNEKIRVLERYEASIASLENTKDLSTITFTEVIHALQAQEQRRLMREDHEAVEGNLNYTEDNALIVKKNRRSKYNNTQVFPSCPHCKRKGHQPNWCWWRPDVKCHKCGQLGHVEKVCKSKDSEEDVQIVENKSDEDKSEEDLLFTTSCVTTNQSSKDWIIDSGCTNHMTHDREIFKELNKSNISKRKVIRSPLKIKYV; the protein is encoded by the exons ATGGAAGGAAATATGTCACACGTCGCTATTCCACTCTTTGATGGTGAAAGCTATGATCTATGGGCGGTAAGGATGCAAACATATCTAGAGGGGCTAGATCTATGGGAAGTTGTGGAGGAAGATGATGTTCCCTTATCTGAAAATCCCACCATGGCTCAAATGAAAGcgcataaagaaaagaaaacgagaAAGGCAAAGGCAAAATCATGCTTGTTCGCAGGTGTTTCACAAATGATTATGACCAGGATCATGACTCTAAAGTCTCCCAAAGAAATTTGGGAATACTTGAAAGCAGAATATGAAGGGAACGAGAAGATTCgag TGCTGGAAAGATATGAGGCATCTATTGCTTCcttagaaaatacaaaagatttGTCTACAATCACCTTTACAGAGGTGATACATGCCTTGCAAGCACAAGAACAACGAAGATTGATGAGAGAAGATCATGAGGCGGTTGaaggtaatttaaattacacgGAAGATAATGCTCTCATAGTCAAGAAAAATAGAAGgagcaaatacaacaacacaCAAGTTTTTCCATCTTGTCCCCATTGCAAGAGAAAAGGTCATCAACCCAATTGGTGTTGGTGGAGGCCAGATGTCAAATGTCACAAATGCGGTCAATTGGGACATGTGGAAAAGGTATGCAAATCTAAAGATTCTGAAGAAGATGTTCAAATTGTGGAGAATAAATCAGATGAGGATAAATCAGAGGAAGATCTACTTTTTACAACATCATGTGTCACAACCAACCAATCTTCAAAAGATTGGATTATAGACAGTGGTTGTACAAACCATATGACTCATGATAGAGAAATTTTCAAGGAGctgaataaatcaaatatttccaag AGAAAGGTTATAAGGTctcctttgaaaataaagtatgtgtGA
- the LOC114188196 gene encoding UDP-arabinose 4-epimerase 1-like, producing MLSFSRTRSQPRSNRSMSLGGMDYVDPKRKGNYVGKIFLAAALTALCIIMIKRSPSLNPPSPFSIHEPGVTHVLVTGGAGYIGSHATLRLLKDFYRVTIVDNLSRGNLGAVRVLQELYPEPGRLQFIYADLGDKESVNKIFSENKFDAVMHFAAVAYVGESTLDPLKYYHNITSNTLLVLESMAKYGVKKLIYSSTCATYGEPEKMPITEGTEQKPINPYGKAKKMSEDIILDFSKNSKMAVMILRYFNVIGSDPEGRLGEAPRPELREHGRISGACFDAARGITTGLKVRGTDYKTADGTCIRDYIDVTDLVDAHVKALEKAQPGKVGIYNVGTGKGRSVKEFVDACKKATGVNIEVEFLPRRPGDYAEVYSDPSKINLELNWTAQYTDLEKSLQTAWKWQKSHHNGYGISSAI from the exons ATGCTAAGTTTTTCTAGGACCAGGAGTCAGCCAAGGTCAAACAGATCTATGTCTTTGGGAG GCATGGATTATGTGGATCCAAAAAGGAAGGGCAATTATGTCGGGAAGATTTTTCTTGCTGCAGCATTAACGGCATTATGCATTATCATGATCAAAAGATCTCCATCTTTGAATCCCCCTAGTCCG TTTTCCATCCATGAACCAGGTGTCACTCATGTTTTAGTGACAGGAGGTGCAGGCTATATTGGCTCGCATGCTACCCTACGACTTCTGAAGGATTTCTATCGTGTCACCATAGTG GATAATCTATCACGTGGCAATTTGGGTGCCGTCAGGGTTCTTCAAGAATTATATCCAGAACCTGGAAGACTTCAATTTATATACGCTGACTTAGGAGATAAAGAATCT gtgaataaaatattttcagagAATAAATTCGATGCTGTGATGCATTTTGCTGCTGTTGCGTATGTGGGAGAGAGCACCCTTGACCCTCTTAA GTATTATCATAATATTACATCAAATACCTTGTTGGTATTGGAGTCTATGGCTAAATATGGAGTgaagaaattaatatattctAGTACATGTGCAACATATGGGGAACCTGAAAAGATGCCTATTACAGAAGGAACAGAACAG AAACCAATTAATCCATATGGAAAAGCCAAGAAGATGTCAGAAGATATCATCCttgatttttctaaaaattctaaaatgGCAGTAATGATTCTGAG ATACTTCAATGTGATTGGATCAGATCCGGAGGGCAGATTAGGTGAGGCTCCAAGACCTGAACTTCGAGAACACGGTCGAATTTCCGGTGCCTGCTTTGATGCAGCTCGTGGTATTACAACTGGCTTAAAG GTTAGAGGAACTGATTACAAGACAGCGGATGGAACATGCATACGAGACTACATTGATGTGACAGATTTGGTGGATGCTCATGTGAAGGCTCTTGAAAAGGCACAACCTGGGAAAGTAGGGATCTACAATGTTGGCACTGGAAAAG GTAGATCAGTGAAGGAGTTTGTGGATGCATGCAAAAAGGCCACAGGGGTGAACATCGAAGTGGAGTTTCTTCCTCGTAGACCTGGTGATTATGCAGAAGTGTATAGTGACCCTTCTAAGATCAACTTGGAACTGAATTGGACTGCACAATACACTGACCTTGAGAAGAGCTTACAAACTGCATGGAAATGGCAAAAATCTCATCATAATGGTTATGGCATTTCATCTGCAATCTGA